In Clostridium thermosuccinogenes, the genomic stretch TTACTATATAATCCCTAATTTCTCCCAGTAGGCCTAAATCTATAACCCAAAAATATAAGAGCCCAAAAATTGCCGACAGCAGCCATATAATCAAAAACCCAAGGGCCACGCTGACTAAAAATAGTATAAAGTTTATTATTGATGCAGGCATCAGACTTTTTATGAAAATGCTGTAAATGAGCAATAAAGGCAAAAACCTTTGCACAAGGTTTACGACAATTAGACCTAAGTCGTCAGCTAAATACATGGCAAACACATTGATGGGCTTTATGTAATCAACTGCCACATTCCCCATCCTGATCCGCCCGCGCAGGGTTCCTTCTATACTATGCACGTAAACATTGTTAAGAAAGGCTATTAAAATTGTAAAGGTAAGCATCTGTTCGTAGGTAACGTCCGAAACAGCAGCTTTATCGCTATACAGGGTTTTCCATAGCAATAAGTTCAGCGAAATAAATATAATCTGTTTTGGTATAGCAAAAATCAGCTCAAAACGATATGTCAGTGAAGTCAATATTCTTATTTTAATCAGGTATAAGTATGCTGCTACCAAGCTTAGTCACTTTCTTTGCATAGAAATAGATTAATCAATAATGTCATATGTGGCATAAGTTTATGAACGAGATAAGGAAATATCCTGATTGGCATGCTGATTTAATAATACTAGCACAGATTCTCATGGTTTCCAAGATGAACTTACATTATATCTAATTTTTACCATATTATAATTACAAATGTATCATCATTAAGGCTAATCACTATGCGGGTAATAAGAGTAATTATAGCAGCAATTAGCTTATTTACAGCATAACGCGAAGATGAGAAGTGATTTTATATTGAAATATGAGAATGACTGATTTATAATTATATAGGTTTTTGTGGCAGGAGGTGCGCAGGAATGTATTGCTTTGCCGGAGCAAAAGCAAATATTGCAGGTATTATACCAATAATATATGTTACAAGGGATAAGCATGTACCTTTTCAATTAAATAGTATTCCGGAGAAGACACATTCTTGCTGTTAACATATTCTGTATCGTTGTATATGAAGTGACAGTGGTTATGTGCCTCTGTCATTTTTTTGTGTCGTTCTCCCTTGGATAATAAATGAAAGGATGGATGAATCGCAATTTATGAAAACAGACATTAAACATAAGGGGAACACCCTTTTCAATAAAAAAATTTTACTATTTTTACTAAGTCAGAACATATCATTATTCGGCTCCTCTGTTGTGGGTTTTGCCATTATATGGTATATTACCCTGAAGACTTCATCCGGGCTATGGCTGATGTTGTCCACTATCTGCTCCATGCTGCCGCAAGTGGTGATATCCCTTTGGGGCGGTGTTTGGGCAGACAGGTATAACCGCAAGTATCTGATCATGCTTTCGGACGCATTTATAGCCATAGCAACCCTTGGCCTGGCTATTTCGTTCTGGGCCGGATTTCAGCGCATGGAACTTCTGCTTGCGGTTTCAGTAGTGCGTTCAATTGGTTCCGGTATTCAAGCTCCTGCCGTGAATGCTATTTATCCGCAGATTGTACCTCAGGAGGGATTAACAAAGATACAGGGCATAAACCAGACATTGAGCTCTGTTTTAATGCTTCTTGCTCCTGCTGTGGGAGGTGCCATGCTTGGCACGATGGATATTGCGTGGACTTTTATGCTGGATGTAGTTACAGCAGCACTTGCTGTCCTGATTATCAGCTTTATCAAGGTGGAAAGAATCGAACGGACCGACGAATCCACATCTGTATTTGTTGAGCTTAAGCAGGGCATCCAATATACATTCCGCCACCCATTATTACGGGGAATCGTTATCTGCTATGCATGCTCTTTCTTCTTGATTACTCCTGCGGCGGTACTAACTCCCCTTCTGGTGGAAAGAAGCTTCGGCAATGATGTATGGAGGCTGACTGCAAATGAGATGGTTTGGACAGTCGGCTCCCTGGTTGGAGGCATGTTTGTTGCGCTGTATGGCAGCTTTAAAGACAAGGTCCGTACTACTGCCATGTGTCTTGTGGCTTTTGGCATAACTTTTGGACTGTTGGGTATGGCAGGAAATTTTGTGCTATATCTGATTATCATGGGGACTTCAGGCTTCTTTATGCCGATTATCGCCACAGCACAGACAGTGTTAATCCAGGAAAACACCGAGCCAACCATGATGGGACGGGTCTTTTCCATAATACAGATTATCGGAGCCAGTGCTATGCCGGTAGCCATTTTACTTTTTGGACCATTGGCTGATGTTGTGTCGGTAGAGATCATATTGATTATAACCGGAGTTCTTTTGGCACTGGTGGGGATTGCGTATGAGCGCAGCAATAAAAAGACATCTGCGCTGCAAAAGGATATGCAATAGCTAAGGGAGTTTTAGAATGAGTGATTGTGAATTTTACAAATATAAAACAGAGTTTGTTGATTTAACTTGGCAGCATGATCTCATCGGCTCCGGTGTACTGGTGAAACTGTGTGAAAGAGAAATGAACTGATAGAAATATACCACATATACATTATTACAAAGTTGTGCGTGAAAGGTATCTTTCAAAATAAGGTAATAATTAGCAATTTGTTACTTAGATGTAATTAGATTGTAACAAACACATGATATAGTATTTTTAATAAAATAAATTATATATTGCTATCGAAAAAGCATGTAAATCCAATACTTTCATAGTAAAAGGTGAATTAAAGTCATTTATATCAGTGGAGGCTATAAATGAAAGATATCAAAATTATGTTATTTGGTATTGCTCTTATTCTGTTTGGAATTGCTTTAAAAGCAATGTTTATTGAGTATATAGAATCAGGTTTTCTATTATTTATGGAAAGAGTAATACCATTTATAGGTATTATCGTAACGGCAGTTGGTTTACTTACAACAGATTATGACAGAAAATAGGTTATTTCAAATAAGTGTTAACATGAAAATAAAAGTGTTATTTCGTGTTGACACTTATTTATTTATGTAAGTTACTTCGTTTCACGCAATATTATTACAGTAACATTGTAACTGGAGGATATGTAAATGAAAACCAGAATAGTTATTGTAATTTTACTTCTCTATTTGTCATTGTCGGTAGGTTGCAGTCGAACATACATCGATTCAATGCTTAGCGACCAAAGCACAGATGGATATGTTTTATTTCATGAAAGCAATAGTACTGACAGTGAAGTTATTATTGAAAAAAAACTAAATATTGATACTCAAAGCAGAGAAACTGATAAGCAAGTGCCAAAGGAAGACGATGAAAGCTCAACATCCAGGAAATATGTATATTATGAAGACACAATACAGACTTTGCTGGGCTATAAGCATTACAGCGGCAATGGTCCTTTGTAAGCGTCAAATAGCCCCCACCTTTGATTTAGCAGGGGCATAATATATATTATTTATTGGGCACTTTGCAATGACCCGGAAGATTTGCTGACCATGGCAACAAGGTGTCTAATGCATGTTGATCCTTGATATTTATATTCGGTAGACGTTCAAAGAGATAAGTAAGATATTCAAACGGGTTCAACCCATTCTCTTTTGCCGTCTCCACAATACTGTAAATTGTTGCGCTGGCATTGGCTCCTTTAGGCGTGTTGCTAAACAGCCAATTCTTCCTCCCGATTACAAAAGGCTTTATCGACCGTTCACTTCGGTTGTTATCAATCTCTAGCCTGCCGTCCAGCATAAAGGCCTCCAGCTTGTCCCACTGGTTCCGGCAGTATTGGATTGCTTTTCCTAATGAACTTTTGGGAGTTACTCTTGGACTCCAGTATTTGAGCCATTCCTTGAATTTATCAAGCACTGGTCGGCTGTGTTTCA encodes the following:
- a CDS encoding ABC-2 family transporter protein: MTSLTYRFELIFAIPKQIIFISLNLLLWKTLYSDKAAVSDVTYEQMLTFTILIAFLNNVYVHSIEGTLRGRIRMGNVAVDYIKPINVFAMYLADDLGLIVVNLVQRFLPLLLIYSIFIKSLMPASIINFILFLVSVALGFLIIWLLSAIFGLLYFWVIDLGLLGEIRDYIVNFLSGSRISK
- a CDS encoding MFS transporter, which encodes MKTDIKHKGNTLFNKKILLFLLSQNISLFGSSVVGFAIIWYITLKTSSGLWLMLSTICSMLPQVVISLWGGVWADRYNRKYLIMLSDAFIAIATLGLAISFWAGFQRMELLLAVSVVRSIGSGIQAPAVNAIYPQIVPQEGLTKIQGINQTLSSVLMLLAPAVGGAMLGTMDIAWTFMLDVVTAALAVLIISFIKVERIERTDESTSVFVELKQGIQYTFRHPLLRGIVICYACSFFLITPAAVLTPLLVERSFGNDVWRLTANEMVWTVGSLVGGMFVALYGSFKDKVRTTAMCLVAFGITFGLLGMAGNFVLYLIIMGTSGFFMPIIATAQTVLIQENTEPTMMGRVFSIIQIIGASAMPVAILLFGPLADVVSVEIILIITGVLLALVGIAYERSNKKTSALQKDMQ